A DNA window from Vigna angularis cultivar LongXiaoDou No.4 chromosome 1, ASM1680809v1, whole genome shotgun sequence contains the following coding sequences:
- the LOC108329233 gene encoding protein DETOXIFICATION 49, protein MRQLSPTSTFCERNEGHPKISNPQLQVETNMCTSLIPKSPTCPQHHHQPQNPNETHWSLALLEAKCISNISFSMILTGLLLYSRSMISMIFLGHLGELALAGGSLAIGFANITGYSVLSGLAMGMEPICGQAFGAKRFKLLGLTMQRTVLLLLLTSLFISFFWLNIKKLLLLCGQEEDIANEAQFYIYYSLPDLILQSLLHPLRIYLRSQSITLPLTCCAALSIILHVPINYLFVSVLNLGIGGIALSAVITNFNLVASLVIYVVVSGTHKKTWPGISSSCFKGWKRLLNLAIPSCVSVCLEWWWYEIMILLCGLLVNPHASVASMGVLIQTTALIYIFPSSLSFGVSTRVGNELGAGNPVRAKIAALVGLCFSFVLGFSALAFAISVRKVWATMFTGDGEILALTSMVLPIIGLCELGNCPQTTVCGVLRGTARPKLGANINLGCFYLVGMPVAVWLGFFAGFDFKGLWLGMLAAQGSCMITMMFVLARTNWEGQALRAKELTSCDSNEEKKLVEEEEEKELEQEVEEGFLGSCATKESSELVV, encoded by the coding sequence ATGCGCCAGTTATCACCCACCTCAACTTTCTGTGAAAGGAATGAGGGCCACCCAAAGATATCGAATCCCCAATTACAGGTTGAGACCAACATGTGCACCAGTTTGATCCCCAAATCCCCAACATGTCCACAACATCATCACCAACCACAAAATCCCAACGAAACCCATTGGTCCCTGGCCCTCCTCGAAGCCAAGTGTATTTCCAACATATCCTTCTCCATGATCCTAACTGGTCTATTACTCTATTCTCGCTCCATGATCTCCATGATCTTCCTTGGCCACCTCGGAGAACTCGCTCTCGCAGGTGGCTCCTTAGCCATCGGATTCGCCAACATCACTGGCTACTCTGTTCTCTCTGGCCTCGCCATGGGAATGGAACCCATCTGCGGTCAGGCCTTCGGAGCCAAAAGGTTCAAACTTCTCGGCCTCACCATGCAGAGAAccgttctccttcttctcctaaCTTCACTTTTCATCTCATTCTTCTGGCTCAACATCAAGAAACTATTACTCCTATGTGGCCAAGAAGAAGACATAGCCAATGAGGCGCAATTCTATATATATTACTCTCTCCCAGATCTTATATTACAATCGCTGCTGCACCCTCTAAGAATCTATCTTCGAAGCCAATCAATAACTCTTCCTCTCACGTGCTGCGCCGCTCTCTCCATTATCCTCCACGTGCCCATCAACTACCTCTTTGTCTCCGTCCTCAACCTCGGAATCGGAGGCATCGCGTTAAGCGCCGTGATCACCAATTTCAACCTCGTCGCGTCGTTGGTTATTTACGTTGTGGTATCAGGCACGCACAAGAAAACGTGGCCGGGTATTTCCAGCTCGtgcttcaaggggtggaaaaggcTCCTGAATCTCGCGATTCCGAGTTGCGTGTCGGTTTGTCTGGAATGGTGGTGGTACGAGATAATGATTTTACTGTGCGGGTTGTTAGTGAACCCTCATGCAAGTGTTGCCTCCATGGGGGTTTTAATTCAAACCACGGCTTTGATATACATTTTTCCGTCGTCTTTAAGTTTTGGAGTGTCGACGCGTGTTGGAAACGAGTTGGGTGCGGGGAATCCTGTGAGGGCGAAAATTGCGGCGCTGGTTGGACTCTGTTTCAGTTTCGTATTGGGGTTCTCTGCGTTGGCGTTCGCGATTTCGGTGAGGAAGGTTTGGGCGACGATGTTCACGGGGGACGGAGAAATCCTTGCTTTGACGTCGATGGTGTTGCCTATCATTGGGCTTTGCGAGCTCGGGAACTGTCCCCAGACGACGGTTTGCGGGGTTTTGAGGGGGACAGCGAGGCCGAAATTGGGGGCAAACATAAACTTGGGTTGCTTCTACCTAGTGGGCATGCCGGTTGCGGTGTGGTTGGGGTTCTTTGCAGGGTTTGACTTCAAAGGGTTGTGGCTGGGGATGTTGGCGGCGCAGGGGTCTTGTATGATCACAATGATGTTCGTGTTGGCGCGGACCAATTGGGAGGGACAAGCTTTGAGAGCTAAGGAACTCACTTCATGTGATTCTAACGAGGAGAAAAAACTggtggaggaggaagaagagaaagagctAGAGCAAGAAGTTGAGGAAGGTTTTTTGGGATCATGTGCCACCAAAGAATCATCTGAGTTAGTTGTTTGA